In Bermanella sp. WJH001, the genomic stretch CTTCTATAACATCAAAGCCACTGTCTTCAAGATAAGCAACAATGCTCTCTCGGACAATAGCTTCATCATCAATGACTAATACTCGACCACTTACCACACTCATGGATGCCTGCGCAGACTTGTTATTGTTTTGGCTCGGCCACCTTACATGGCAAATAGCTTGTTAGCAAGGTACACCAAGGTGCGAACAAAGGCATGCATTAATTAAGCAAATCTCATATTTTTGTGTGAAAATTGTCACAGCTTTTGCATAGTTATTATACAGTTGCATGAATTACTGAAGTTTGACACAGTGACCACAGAGTTGTGGCCCGTGGAAGAGGAATAAAAACAATGAACCTAGCCAAAGCCTATGAAGAAAAACGTGACTTCATCCGTATGCGAGTTGAATCACCGTTAACCTTAACTTTAGGGGATCGTACCGTCGAATGCATTTGCATAGACTTAAGTGGTACCGGCATGTGTATTGAAACCAAAGAAACACTTAATATTGATGATGAAGCGGTCGCTTACTTACCCTCTTATCAAAATCAATTTGCACCACTGAATGCCTGCATCAGTATTAAACGCCACATGTCTGATAATGGCTTAAACTATTATGGTGCCGAGATTATTGAGCTACTAGGCTAGTAGGTACTTACCATTTCATTGCGCCAGTGATGACTGGCGCTGTTTTTTCTTAAAAATCTTCTTCGAAATCGTCAAAATCTTCAAACTCGTCCTTTACCTGACCGTCATTAATTAAAAATTCACGGCGCTGCAGGTATAAACTTCGAATAAATGAATAACGATCACCACTGATGATCCCTTCCGCTGGCACCAAGTCAGCACGTAAATCAAGATACTCCATAAACACACTGGAATAGTATACTTGCGTATTATCCAATGCCTGAGCTTGCGGGTCTAAGGCATTTAAAGCCCATGTGTCCACTGCAAAACCCGTGGCATCTCGAACAGTACTTGGTCCCAATAATGGCAACATCAAATAAGGCCCAGACTCAACACCCCATGTAGCTAAAACCTGCCCCATGTCTTCATTGTGTTTAGGCATTCCTAAATGTCGGGCAACATCAAAAATAC encodes the following:
- a CDS encoding PilZ domain-containing protein — its product is MNLAKAYEEKRDFIRMRVESPLTLTLGDRTVECICIDLSGTGMCIETKETLNIDDEAVAYLPSYQNQFAPLNACISIKRHMSDNGLNYYGAEIIELLG
- a CDS encoding VacJ family lipoprotein; amino-acid sequence: MSLRDALGLMAQLIDKDGFMKIAGLLLAAFCSVVLAVPSVFANDQDPWESWNRKVFEFNETVDYYSAKPLAMAYRNVTPQVVDDAITNVFSNLGEPLVVVSDLAQGKFLQALSDTGRFLVNSTVGILGIFDVARHLGMPKHNEDMGQVLATWGVESGPYLMLPLLGPSTVRDATGFAVDTWALNALDPQAQALDNTQVYYSSVFMEYLDLRADLVPAEGIISGDRYSFIRSLYLQRREFLINDGQVKDEFEDFDDFEEDF